The genomic interval GAACCAACATACCATTCATCATATAAGCCTATGCGACTATGTACTCGTCCAATCTTTTTCCGGTATTCTACATAATCCTTAGTAAATTTCGGTTTAGACAATTCTTTGAAATACGCCGTAATCGCCGCAGTATAGCGCTCAAAATTGGAATTGTCATTAAAAATTTGTTGGATTTCAGGTATCTTCATTATCATTTCATAATGGCGTTTTGCCATTTCATAAGCATGTTCTTCCATAATAGGATCAATTTTCCTCAAGTTTTGAAAATCGCCATCCGTGATTTGCAAGAGTTTTGATAATTCATTAATGCGTGCACTTTCACCTTCTATTGTATACGTCTGGTCACCCAGCTCCGGAATTTTCTCTTTTTTACCAAACAGCGTCTGCATCATTTTGTTCCCCAGCCCCTTTTACAAAGTTCGTTCCTAATTTGCCAGTTTTAAGCGAATCATTTCTGCATAGACAGTCTAAAGGAAAAAACTGTCGGGTAGTGTGATAAATATCACACTTATACTGAATGGTACGCTATTTGTCAAACATACGAACGAATTGGTCGAGAAACACGCGGGTTCTGCTTTCTTTTTTTGCGAACATTAATCACTACTAGCTGACTTCTCTCTTCCAAAAAACTGTGCAACAGTGATGCCGGCGATCACTAGTGCAGTTCCGGTGATAATACTGCCGGTTAGCTTTTCTCCAAGCATTAACTAGCCAAAAAACCGTGGTGACGGAATGGGGGGAGCCTGTGCACCTGACCAGTGCAATCGCCGCTAATATCCCGATTGTGCCAAATAGCATTTGATATGCCGATACCTGGAGCTGGGTCATGCCTTCCAGTTTCAATCGGTAATACGTGTTGGACCCGGACCATGAGAATGCCGCTATCACAATGAGTAACTCACCGAAAATAACTGACGAATTATTTTCTACCAGTTTAAAGTCGACATAAAATGGCTATACTGTTAATGTATTCCCCCTTTAATTGACCCTTTTGAACTAAAAAGACTTGTCCCATCAATGATGATGACAAGTCTTTTTAGTTTCTTTTTGTGGCTACCACATCCGTTGGTCTGAAAGAGTTAAGCTTTCAACCATATCACAAAATGTTTCAGCAAACTTTCGGCAGCGCTCCTCATCTTCCTCATCAGGTGCAAGATCGACAATTAGCCGCTCTGGTACCAGTTGGGCCTGTTTTGCTTCCAGACGGTCACCAATGGCGTTGGCAGCGCCGCCGAATGTATCATAAAAGGAATCTCCGGATCCAAATACGCCCGAAACCATGCCGGTAATATCAACATCGTCCAATTCCTCATAAAAATCTTCGGCTTCAAACGGAATCTCCCCATCATCCCATGAGTACGTCCCAATAAGGACACCGTCATAGCTAAAAAGTTCTTCTACATCAATCGGATCCAGTTCAAATGTCTTCGTGACCACTTCATGTCCACGGTACTGTACCGTATCCGTTATAATCGTTGCCAGTTCTTCTGTGTTGCCGGTCATGCTCGCGTATAACAACAATACTTTTTTTCCCATGATAATCCTCCGAAACGTAATCGAATCTTTCCAGTATTATTGTACTGTCGGCGATAATGACTTTCAATTATTCACGTCCAATAGGAGGCATTTTTTCTATGAATGTGACAAAAATGTGATTGTCTTCCCACCCCCGGCATACGTTCTGCTCCGCATAGTCTGTCCATTCCCGTCATAGGAATGAATACAGAAGGGGGATCTGTTCATGGGGCTGTTTCAAGAATTTCGTCAATTTGCAATCAAAGGAAACGCCGTTGATATCGGTGTTGGCGTAGTGTTAGGTGCTGCATTCAGCGGATTCATCGATTCACTGGTTAAAGATATCATTTACCGCCAATCGGGGTTCTTTATTCTAAAATAAATTTTCAAGACCTCTATATCAGTTTGAGCGGGATGACCTATCCATCATTGGAAAAAGCCAAAGAAGCAGGTGCCGCAACGATTAATTATGGACTGTTCATCACTGCTTCCGTTCGCTTTATCATTATTTTATTTACCGTTTTCCTAGTTGTCAGGCAAATTAACCGCTGGAAAAAGCCTCACCAGCATCCACTAGACTCTATGACCAAAAAAGAATGCCCGTATTGCTGCATGCCAATTCCAACCAAGGCGATTGTTTGCCCCAACTGTTCGTCCACTATTAAAAAGCAAGAAAACAAGCGTAAGGCAGGCCCAACATGGCGGATAATGTGAAGTTTCTAAGACCTGCTCGTACTATTGTTCCAACCACAGCCTAGTCAGACAACAAGCTTTCATGCACCATATTGATTACTTGCCGAACGAGCGGCAACTCATCTTCCACGTCAACATTTAACTTCAGCTTAGTGATAAGTGGTTTTAGATAATGAGCGGTTTTTTCATCTACTAAGATGGTTTCTGGAATACCTTCCATCGCTGTTATCATGTTTATAAACTGATTCTGCCAAACAGATGGACCTTCATCACCAGTTACTAGGTCCTGATATACGGCCAGCCCCTGCGTTCGTTCAACAGCCAGCGCTAATATCGGGAATGCCGGTCGTTCTTCAGGCTCGTTTTGCACAGGCATGTCCACATATTCCATAGAAAACTCGATTGTAGCCGGTATCCTTGCGATTTTCTCTACTCTTTTCAAATCCAGCTCCGAAATGGCAAGGGGGACATCCGATTCCAACTCCACTTCCGGATTGTCCTCCAGTTCCACAACCTGATTATAAAAACGAAGCGCCCCGTTTTCTTCATGTGGAACTCTTTCAAGTACGCTTTCATCAGCTATTAAATCAGGCATTTCTAAACCGTTTAGCAATTCATTATAAACTTGCATCGTTTGTTCCAAAGCCAATAGCATAAGTCTTGCTTCTTCATTATCCAACACCCAAGGATAATATCCCGGTTTGTAGCTTCGAAAAGATGGCCAGCTTTTTCGACCGCGAAATGGAATGTCATACGATTTCACCAGGTTGTAATCCGATTTTTCCAAATCCTCCCGATCTTCAAAACTCAGTAGTAAATTGCGCTGCTGCACAATAAATTCAAAATTTGGCTCGCCATCCATTAGCGAATCTATTAATGAAGCATAACCTTCCTTTCCTATGTAAACCACGAGTCCAAACATTTCGCCGCCACCGCCAAGCACAGAACAGTACACCCTTTCGCTTGTAACAGGATCGGTGACAGCAAAAATATGTTCATCAGACATACCTTCCCATGGTTTTCGTCTGAGAAATTCTTTTGCTTTGGCAAGGACATCCGGCCAACAATCATTGTCATCAGAAAGTTGTTCACTGGTTGACAACATATCTTTCAGTTGAAAACGAAACTCCTCATTCACTTCTTCGGTCAGTTCATTCCCGCTCGTATCAGGATGCGTGAGGTCAACATCCCCCATTAACACTTCACCCCTAGTATCCTCATCAGGTGCTATGTTTTTCGCACCTGTACAGTGTGGGTACACGACCCCTTGTTTAGGTTTCAATTTTTTAGTGAATTTGATTTCATGATTCCAGTTATCACCAAAATCATACACGTAGGTGAGCTTATCATCAGGCATCCTGAGCCAGTCAGCCAACAATTCTTCCTTTTCATTGTATATTTCCCTCATGCCCAAAAAGTCAGTAAAGTCATCTTGCTGCTCACGGGAAATTTCCACATGTTCCATCCGTTTACCATTCGACTTATTCACAAAAAAGCTATGTAAATGGTAATTTTCCCAGTCAAAAGCGACCTGCAGTACCCGGTGCAAGTCATAAAACGTTGTATTGCCATCGATTTGAATGTTTCGCCTGACCTGCGTCCCTACATCTTTTAATGTAACTTTCAACTCATAAATCATTATCGTCACCTCACTTGTTGAGTGTAGCATATTGTTGCTCCGTTAATGAAATGACAGAACCACACACGTGCCTAATGCATACGCTGTTACCAGTTTCAATCAAGGAGGAATGAAAAATGCATTATAATAATCAACCATACCCATACACAGGGTATACGCCGTCAGATTCAAATTATATGCCGTATCCACAACATTTTCCCCAGAATCCAAGAACAAATCATCATTACATGTCTAACCAGAAGCCTGATAGATTCGGACATACACATGCACACTTCGGCTCAACCACCTGTGAAGATAACCACAATCATTTACATCCAGGCGTAACCAGTACACCCATCAGAACTAATGAAGGCCATGTTCACGTAGTCTATGGAAACACCACCTTTGACGATGGCCATATTCATTATTATGAAGCATACACAAGTCCACCGATTCCATTGGGTAATGGCTATCATACCCACTACGCTGAAATTAAAACAACGAAAAATGACGGTCATACACATGTGATTAAAGGATATACAGCCGCGTCAAAAAGCTGAGTGGGGTCAACAAATCCCGCTCTTTTTTATATTAGAGTCGACATCTACATTACGTTAAGTTAAGAAAATTTTTCTGTGGCGTATTTTTGTGAAAAATGAGATAATATAGTAACGGAAAAGGATGAGTGATGCATGTATAAGTGATTATCATTGACTCAACGATTGATTCACTCATCAAAAAAGTTTACATAACAAGGAGTTGAGAAACCACATGACGTTTCGACCGAAAATTTTTACCGCCCATTTGCTTACTATCATTCTATGGGCATCAGCATTCCCCGGTATTCGAATGGCGCTAACAGCATACACACCAACCCATGTTTCTTTGCTGCGGTTACTGGTTGGATCGCTCCTTTTACTAGTCGTTGCTTTGTTCATAAAATTACCGCTCCCGGATTTAAAAGACATACCAATCATTTTGTTACTGGGATTTCTGGCATTCGCTGTTTATCATGTGGCGTTAAATTATGGCGAGCAAACTGTCAGTGCCGGACCAGCAAGTCTGCTTGTATCAACAGCACCCATTTTCACCGCAATCATGGCGGTCGTCTTTTTCCGAGAGCGGTTTAAATTACAGGGATGGATTGGCGCATTCATCGCGATTGTCGGTGTCGGGTTTATCTCTTTAGGAGGATCTGAGGAAATTTCTTTTAATCTGGGAGCTATGCTTATCTTACTAGCAGCACTATCAGAAAGTGTTTATTTCGTATTTCAGAATGCATACTTACAGAAGTATGGATTCTTTCCGTTTACCATGTACACCATTTGGGGCGGAACGATTTGTATGCTTGTGTTTTCGGGTGGTCTTCTACAAGAAATGGCCACGGCTCCGATTGACGTTACCATGGCCGTCGTCTATTTGGGAATATTTCCTACTGTTATCCCTTACTTCGCCATAGCATATGTAACGTCCAAAACCGGTGCTGCCGAAGCCACAAGTTCGTTATACCTGACACCGGTGTTTGCTTTTCTCATCGCTTGGATTTGGTTAGGCGAAACACCTGCTGCATCTGCCATCATTGGCGGAGTGATCACCTTGCTTGGCGTGTTTATATCGAACATGCGGAATGAAGAACAAGTGGGTACCAACGAACATGACGTGATGTCCCATGAGCAGACAGGAAATCTTTTTGACGCATAAAGACACCTCACAACTTCGTATTATTAAAAAGGTGTATACAATGTAG from Lentibacillus cibarius carries:
- a CDS encoding DMT family transporter, which codes for MTFRPKIFTAHLLTIILWASAFPGIRMALTAYTPTHVSLLRLLVGSLLLLVVALFIKLPLPDLKDIPIILLLGFLAFAVYHVALNYGEQTVSAGPASLLVSTAPIFTAIMAVVFFRERFKLQGWIGAFIAIVGVGFISLGGSEEISFNLGAMLILLAALSESVYFVFQNAYLQKYGFFPFTMYTIWGGTICMLVFSGGLLQEMATAPIDVTMAVVYLGIFPTVIPYFAIAYVTSKTGAAEATSSLYLTPVFAFLIAWIWLGETPAASAIIGGVITLLGVFISNMRNEEQVGTNEHDVMSHEQTGNLFDA
- a CDS encoding flavodoxin, whose amino-acid sequence is MGKKVLLLYASMTGNTEELATIITDTVQYRGHEVVTKTFELDPIDVEELFSYDGVLIGTYSWDDGEIPFEAEDFYEELDDVDITGMVSGVFGSGDSFYDTFGGAANAIGDRLEAKQAQLVPERLIVDLAPDEEDEERCRKFAETFCDMVESLTLSDQRMW
- a CDS encoding YmaF family protein, whose product is MHYNNQPYPYTGYTPSDSNYMPYPQHFPQNPRTNHHYMSNQKPDRFGHTHAHFGSTTCEDNHNHLHPGVTSTPIRTNEGHVHVVYGNTTFDDGHIHYYEAYTSPPIPLGNGYHTHYAEIKTTKNDGHTHVIKGYTAASKS
- a CDS encoding plasmid pRiA4b ORF-3 family protein, translating into MIYELKVTLKDVGTQVRRNIQIDGNTTFYDLHRVLQVAFDWENYHLHSFFVNKSNGKRMEHVEISREQQDDFTDFLGMREIYNEKEELLADWLRMPDDKLTYVYDFGDNWNHEIKFTKKLKPKQGVVYPHCTGAKNIAPDEDTRGEVLMGDVDLTHPDTSGNELTEEVNEEFRFQLKDMLSTSEQLSDDNDCWPDVLAKAKEFLRRKPWEGMSDEHIFAVTDPVTSERVYCSVLGGGGEMFGLVVYIGKEGYASLIDSLMDGEPNFEFIVQQRNLLLSFEDREDLEKSDYNLVKSYDIPFRGRKSWPSFRSYKPGYYPWVLDNEEARLMLLALEQTMQVYNELLNGLEMPDLIADESVLERVPHEENGALRFYNQVVELEDNPEVELESDVPLAISELDLKRVEKIARIPATIEFSMEYVDMPVQNEPEERPAFPILALAVERTQGLAVYQDLVTGDEGPSVWQNQFINMITAMEGIPETILVDEKTAHYLKPLITKLKLNVDVEDELPLVRQVINMVHESLLSD